CATATCCATGAAGTGCGTTTGGAAAAAATTGATTCCTTGTTCAGCCGATTAATTGGCCAAACCAATTCCCCCATGGCGTTGGATATGGTCTTAGTGAATCCCTATTGTTTGAGAGAATACAGCTTTGTGATACCCAAATACATAGAATTACTGCTAGAATTAGATTCTCATTCCAAAGTTGAGGTGTATTGCGTGGTCGTGTTGCAAAAAAATTTAGAAGACTCTATGGTT
The window above is part of the Helicobacter pylori genome. Proteins encoded here:
- the fliW gene encoding flagellar assembly protein FliW, translating into MNYFLKAPILGFEHIHEVRLEKIDSLFSRLIGQTNSPMALDMVLVNPYCLREYSFVIPKYIELLLELDSHSKVEVYCVVVLQKNLEDSMVNFLAPLVFNSKNGFGAQVALSMMDYPDFGFRDPLKSFVIQERERA